In Nocardia sp. XZ_19_385, the sequence ATATCGCCACGACTCTTTGACGTACTTCTCGTTGCCGAGCATCGACTCCTCGGTGAGGAACGCGTCGCCGCTGCTCCACACGCCCATCATCGGCGCGAGCACCGGCGGCAGGACGGGCGGATCGACGAGGAACTCCGGTCCGGCTCCGGTGCGGTACAGCCCCAGGCTGGTGCTGAGCGCGCGCGGGTCACGCATCCGTTCGATGACTTCGAGCAGGTCCGGGTGACTGGCCAGCCATTGCCGGGTGTTGGCGAAATCGTCTTGCGAGAGCCAGCGTTCGGCGATGCCCAAGGACTGGAACAGCAGGAAGTACCAGGACTTCTCGCGTTGCGCCAGGCCCGCGTCCACGACCGCCGCCGGAGTTCCGACCGACAGGGTGGTGAGGCTGTCGACCCGCTCGGGATGCAGCCCGGCGAGCAGCACCGACAGCGAGGAGCCCCAGTCGTGTCCGATGACGTGGGCGTGCTGCACGTCGAGGTCGTCGAGCACGCCGACCAGATCGGCGACGTACTCCGCAAGCTCGTACTGCGACAGTTCCGTAGGCTTGTCCGAGGCCCCGAAGCCACGCAGATCGGGTGCGATCGTGCGATAACCGGCGGCGTTCAACGCGGGCACCTGGTAGCGCCACACGGCGTGAGTGTCCGGATAGCCGTGCACCAGCAGCACATCCGGCCCGGACCCGCTGACCTGCACCTGTAGTTCGATGCCATTGGTTTCGATCCGCATT encodes:
- a CDS encoding alpha/beta fold hydrolase, with translation MRIETNGIELQVQVSGSGPDVLLVHGYPDTHAVWRYQVPALNAAGYRTIAPDLRGFGASDKPTELSQYELAEYVADLVGVLDDLDVQHAHVIGHDWGSSLSVLLAGLHPERVDSLTTLSVGTPAAVVDAGLAQREKSWYFLLFQSLGIAERWLSQDDFANTRQWLASHPDLLEVIERMRDPRALSTSLGLYRTGAGPEFLVDPPVLPPVLAPMMGVWSSGDAFLTEESMLGNEKYVKESWRYERLDGVGHWMQLEAPNKVNKLLLDFLPEPAQ